Proteins encoded in a region of the Rhodopirellula islandica genome:
- a CDS encoding ATP-binding protein, with protein MASLFVIRGRDQGKHFQLASTVTRLGRESSNNVQLLDNEASRSHAEIRGDGTGRRYELVDLGSSNGTLVNNRKITRHVLTSGDRIEIGSTLLIFTGTGNVSALDAAHGVDIVRQVRGGDASNIVSSLSREGVVSPYSPEGASSGAVPTPKPTSAPTTLPPPIPPPVETGADPARSAGKNPSVVTPERTGQFHGPPVIGRLDADRSLEVMYLTAIAVGRTDDLDEVLDRVLKLVFDWVEADRGCIMLRDPETKRLTPAARCDRDSASDGPQPKSTSKSHDRIQISHTILDYVLQHKQGVRTNDALDDERFDSAASIVQGGVREALCVPLQGRYEIVGMLYVDTYTTPGELVRKGGATRFHDEHLRLITAVGHQAALAIEDTFYYSALLQGERLAAMGQTIATLSHHIKNILQGVRGGSYLIESGLQKDDTEAIRRGWSIVDRNQERISNLVLDMLTFSKERDPVLREGNLNEVVHDVVELMQSRAGQGEIELVSETEDTLPIATFDGEAIHRAVLNLVTNAIDAATKRVLVKTFYDAAEGWIVDVEDDGEGVPKEDREQIFSLFESKKGARGTGLGLPVSAKILREHGGSLTVDDSPSGGARFRMILPATGTDINELSRSETQA; from the coding sequence ATGGCTTCGTTGTTCGTCATTCGAGGACGTGACCAGGGAAAACACTTCCAGCTCGCTTCAACCGTCACCCGACTGGGACGGGAATCCAGCAACAATGTGCAGTTGCTCGATAACGAGGCCTCACGCAGTCACGCCGAGATTCGCGGCGATGGAACCGGCCGTCGCTACGAACTGGTCGATTTGGGCAGCAGCAACGGAACGCTGGTCAACAATCGCAAAATCACTCGGCACGTTTTGACCAGCGGCGATCGGATTGAGATCGGCTCCACGCTGCTGATCTTCACCGGAACCGGCAACGTGTCCGCCCTCGATGCGGCTCACGGCGTCGACATCGTTCGCCAAGTCCGGGGGGGCGACGCCAGCAACATTGTTTCGTCGCTGTCTCGAGAAGGAGTCGTCTCGCCGTACTCACCGGAGGGAGCCTCCTCGGGCGCTGTCCCCACCCCCAAGCCAACGTCCGCGCCCACGACCCTTCCGCCGCCGATCCCGCCGCCAGTCGAAACGGGGGCGGATCCAGCTCGCAGTGCGGGAAAGAATCCCTCGGTCGTCACTCCCGAACGAACCGGGCAATTCCATGGGCCACCCGTCATCGGCCGACTCGATGCCGACCGATCGCTCGAAGTGATGTACTTAACCGCCATCGCTGTGGGACGGACCGATGACCTGGACGAAGTTCTGGATCGAGTCTTGAAACTGGTCTTCGACTGGGTCGAGGCTGATCGTGGATGCATCATGCTTCGCGACCCTGAAACCAAGCGACTGACTCCGGCTGCCAGGTGCGACCGAGACTCGGCGAGCGATGGCCCCCAACCCAAATCGACGTCCAAATCCCACGACCGAATTCAGATCAGCCATACGATTTTGGATTACGTGCTGCAACACAAACAGGGCGTTCGCACCAACGACGCACTGGACGACGAACGATTTGATTCCGCCGCATCGATTGTGCAAGGCGGCGTTCGCGAAGCCCTCTGCGTTCCTCTGCAAGGTCGCTACGAAATCGTTGGCATGTTGTACGTCGACACTTACACCACGCCGGGAGAACTGGTTCGCAAGGGCGGGGCAACTCGCTTCCATGATGAACACCTCCGGTTGATCACCGCGGTCGGACACCAAGCCGCACTCGCGATCGAGGACACGTTCTACTACTCCGCACTCCTGCAAGGCGAACGTCTGGCCGCGATGGGCCAGACGATTGCGACGCTGTCACACCACATCAAGAACATCCTGCAAGGAGTTCGCGGTGGCAGCTACCTGATCGAATCGGGATTGCAGAAGGATGACACCGAAGCCATCCGTCGTGGTTGGTCCATCGTCGATCGCAACCAAGAACGGATCAGCAACCTCGTGCTCGACATGCTGACGTTCTCCAAAGAACGTGACCCGGTGCTGCGAGAGGGCAACCTCAACGAGGTCGTTCATGATGTGGTCGAACTCATGCAGAGCAGGGCAGGGCAGGGCGAAATCGAACTGGTTTCGGAGACGGAAGACACGCTGCCAATTGCAACCTTCGACGGCGAAGCCATCCACCGGGCGGTTCTGAACTTGGTCACCAACGCGATTGACGCGGCCACCAAGAGAGTGCTGGTCAAAACGTTCTACGATGCCGCTGAAGGCTGGATCGTTGACGTTGAAGACGACGGCGAAGGCGTCCCCAAAGAAGACCGCGAACAAATCTTCTCGTTGTTTGAATCCAAGAAAGGTGCTCGCGGAACTGGGTTGGGCTTGCCCGTCAGCGCCAAAATTCTTCGCGAACACGGGGGTTCGTTGACCGTTGACGATTCCCCCAGTGGCGGAGCCCGCTTCCGAATGATCTTGCCCGCCACCGGCACCGACATCAACGAACTTTCGCGAAGCGAAACCCAGGCGTAG
- a CDS encoding DHH family phosphoesterase, whose translation MGVNWKAFVDQIKHYQSFVLVSHIRPDCDALGSELGMAEVLRTVGKDVRIINAHRTPPALSFLDPAGNIEVLGDSVEAEDVKADCIMILDTSAWAQLGDMGDVIRASRADKMVLDHHVGEDELGARMYKDYQSEATGHLVVQAADALNVPLTRTMATPLFAAIATDTGWFRFPSVTSDTYRTIGRLMDAGVVPSEVYGDLYERDTLGRLKLRGLILSRTTTEMDGTLVYTSVHKEDFELCGAQPNDTEDAINLTLAIRGTQAAVIFVGQVRGGFKLSFRSRCSVDCNEVARQFGGGGHKAAAGAFLEGTLDEVKERVLPVMREALSVALG comes from the coding sequence GTGGGAGTCAACTGGAAAGCGTTTGTTGACCAAATCAAACACTATCAGTCGTTTGTTTTGGTCAGCCACATTCGACCCGATTGCGATGCGCTTGGCAGTGAGCTGGGGATGGCAGAAGTGTTGCGAACGGTTGGAAAAGACGTTCGCATCATCAATGCTCACCGAACTCCGCCTGCTTTGTCGTTCCTGGATCCTGCCGGCAACATCGAAGTGCTGGGCGATTCCGTCGAAGCCGAGGATGTGAAAGCGGATTGCATCATGATCCTCGACACCAGTGCGTGGGCGCAACTTGGTGACATGGGCGATGTCATCCGCGCGTCTCGCGCGGACAAGATGGTGCTTGATCATCACGTGGGGGAGGATGAGCTGGGGGCGAGGATGTACAAAGACTATCAGTCCGAAGCGACCGGTCATTTGGTGGTGCAGGCCGCGGACGCGCTCAACGTGCCGCTGACCCGAACGATGGCGACTCCGTTGTTCGCGGCAATCGCGACGGACACCGGATGGTTTCGGTTCCCCAGTGTCACATCGGACACCTACCGAACGATCGGCCGTTTGATGGATGCAGGGGTTGTCCCCAGTGAGGTGTACGGCGATCTCTATGAACGTGACACGCTCGGGCGATTGAAACTACGCGGGTTGATTCTTTCTCGAACAACCACCGAGATGGATGGCACGCTGGTGTATACCTCCGTCCATAAAGAAGACTTTGAGTTGTGCGGCGCGCAACCCAACGACACCGAAGACGCGATCAACTTGACCTTGGCCATTCGCGGCACCCAAGCCGCCGTCATCTTTGTTGGCCAGGTGCGAGGTGGCTTCAAACTGAGCTTCCGTAGTCGATGCAGCGTGGATTGCAACGAGGTCGCTCGTCAGTTCGGAGGCGGTGGTCACAAAGCCGCTGCGGGTGCGTTCTTGGAAGGCACCCTCGATGAGGTCAAAGAGCGAGTGCTGCCAGTGATGCGAGAAGCTCTCTCGGTCGCATTGGGGTAG
- a CDS encoding bifunctional riboflavin kinase/FAD synthetase yields MTSLIYLSDLAGDPDLHQSLQGGAISIGNFDGVHLGHRALLDRVRQHAERVGGKAIAIVMDPHPASVLRPHGAPPKLTTLPRRAELMSELGIDHLLVCEATREFLNQTAEEFFQRLIVEQLSGKAIIEGPNFFFGRDRAGNTTRLKELADERQIDVEIVVPSVRDERLVSSSRVREAIASGDLPLANQMLGSRYCLTGTVTTGEQRGRTLGFPTANLSGVETLIPENGVYAALASWEGTVDGTCHPAAVHIGPNPTFDERQETKIEAHLLDYDGDLYGKMLTLTLVSQVRGVQKFADASALKQQLQIDLQTVRETVSSLPSQP; encoded by the coding sequence ATGACCTCCCTGATTTACTTGAGCGACCTCGCGGGCGACCCCGACCTGCATCAATCGCTTCAAGGAGGCGCGATCAGCATTGGCAACTTTGATGGGGTGCACCTGGGGCACCGTGCGTTGCTGGACCGGGTTCGACAACATGCCGAACGGGTTGGCGGCAAAGCGATCGCGATCGTGATGGACCCGCACCCCGCGTCGGTGCTGCGGCCTCACGGGGCACCGCCCAAGCTGACCACCCTGCCCCGCCGGGCGGAGCTGATGTCCGAGTTGGGGATCGATCATTTGCTGGTCTGCGAGGCAACTCGCGAATTTTTGAACCAAACCGCGGAAGAGTTCTTTCAGCGATTGATCGTGGAACAACTGTCGGGCAAAGCGATCATCGAAGGGCCGAATTTCTTCTTCGGACGCGATCGGGCTGGCAACACGACTCGTCTGAAAGAGTTGGCGGATGAACGTCAAATCGACGTCGAAATCGTGGTGCCATCGGTTCGCGACGAACGCCTGGTCAGCAGCTCACGGGTGCGTGAGGCCATCGCATCGGGCGATCTTCCGCTGGCCAATCAAATGCTCGGCAGCCGGTACTGTTTGACCGGAACCGTGACGACAGGGGAGCAACGAGGGCGAACGCTGGGGTTCCCCACCGCGAACCTGAGCGGCGTCGAAACATTGATTCCAGAAAACGGCGTGTACGCGGCTCTGGCATCATGGGAGGGAACCGTTGACGGGACCTGCCATCCTGCGGCGGTTCACATCGGTCCCAATCCGACCTTTGACGAACGCCAGGAAACCAAAATCGAAGCTCACCTGCTCGACTACGATGGTGACCTTTATGGCAAAATGCTAACGCTGACTTTGGTGAGCCAAGTGCGGGGCGTGCAGAAGTTTGCCGACGCTTCTGCTTTAAAACAACAATTGCAAATTGATTTGCAAACCGTTCGAGAGACGGTTTCATCTCTGCCATCTCAACCTTGA
- a CDS encoding NAD(P)H-hydrate dehydratase — protein sequence MSSVVTPTILTQSTNPPPLRIPRRDVSAHKGNFGRVLLVGGSRGMAGSVSLSSIAALHTGSGLVAAAVPDCILDCVAGFHPAIMTHGMSDDGQKFADSAWESLRERLPAQAAVGCGPGISRGPGSATIVAGLLAKKDLPVVLDADALNIIAEQDWLRDDRFQRSSNDAACVLTPHPGELQRLTGASANDVDAQLKAAEKLTGRLGWTIVVKGGPSHVVSKRDGQPGSIWQNTTGNPGMATAGCGDVLTGVVTSLLGQGLSGSDAARLGVWIHGRSGDEAAARVSLAGMTAVHVLDSLAIVADEMTTDASERDGI from the coding sequence ATGTCATCTGTTGTGACGCCAACCATTTTGACTCAGTCTACCAACCCGCCTCCGCTGCGGATTCCACGTCGGGATGTGTCCGCCCACAAAGGCAATTTTGGTCGGGTGTTGTTGGTCGGTGGTTCGCGCGGCATGGCGGGATCGGTCTCGTTGTCGTCCATCGCGGCGCTACACACAGGATCGGGGCTGGTCGCCGCAGCGGTTCCCGATTGCATTTTGGACTGCGTGGCAGGGTTCCATCCCGCGATCATGACCCATGGGATGTCGGACGACGGTCAGAAGTTTGCTGATTCGGCGTGGGAATCCTTGCGGGAACGCTTGCCCGCTCAGGCCGCCGTCGGATGTGGTCCTGGGATCTCAAGGGGACCTGGGAGTGCCACGATCGTCGCAGGTTTGCTGGCGAAAAAAGATTTGCCAGTGGTTTTGGACGCCGATGCGCTGAACATCATTGCCGAGCAGGATTGGTTGCGTGACGACCGGTTTCAGCGAAGCAGCAACGATGCAGCTTGCGTCTTGACGCCGCATCCGGGTGAACTGCAACGGTTGACGGGGGCGTCCGCGAACGACGTCGATGCGCAGCTCAAGGCGGCGGAGAAATTGACCGGGCGATTGGGATGGACCATCGTCGTCAAAGGCGGGCCATCGCACGTCGTTTCGAAAAGGGATGGCCAGCCAGGTTCCATCTGGCAAAACACGACGGGCAATCCCGGAATGGCGACCGCTGGGTGCGGCGATGTGTTGACCGGGGTGGTGACATCTCTGTTGGGGCAAGGGCTGAGCGGTTCCGATGCGGCGAGGCTAGGGGTTTGGATTCATGGCCGCAGCGGCGATGAGGCGGCGGCGCGGGTCAGTCTCGCTGGGATGACCGCGGTGCATGTTTTGGACTCACTGGCAATCGTCGCGGATGAAATGACGACGGACGCGAGTGAACGCGATGGGATCTGA
- a CDS encoding potassium channel family protein, whose protein sequence is MPARSPPLFAMPPTPLRRILLGLAVFLTICAVAIIAYVQMGWTLSDAIYMVVITIFGVGYSEVKPVDTPALRTLTIAIIVLGYGAAIYTVGGFIQFLVDGELQSLLRNRKMSQGIASLRGHTIVCGFGRMGVRVAEELQQLHQPFVVVDESTSRVEQAQQAGMLAMVGNATDEDTLLAAGIRHARGLATLLPDDAANAFICVTARDLADTVEIVSRAENHSAQKKLIRCGANHVVMAATIGAMRATQLLVRPTASAVLESYGLSHGISEELSAIGLSLEELELTAHSPLVGKPLGDIQVRGNRGFLIVGVKRDEAPIQMNPSGSLILKAKDIVIVVGHQNDIAELCLAHKVQRHEILYRGVKA, encoded by the coding sequence ATGCCCGCTCGATCGCCACCTCTGTTTGCCATGCCGCCCACCCCGCTTCGCCGAATCCTGCTTGGCCTGGCCGTGTTTCTGACGATCTGCGCCGTCGCGATCATTGCCTACGTGCAAATGGGCTGGACGCTCAGCGACGCGATTTACATGGTCGTGATCACGATCTTTGGTGTCGGCTACAGTGAAGTCAAACCAGTCGACACCCCCGCCTTGAGAACCCTGACCATCGCGATCATCGTTCTGGGATACGGCGCGGCCATCTACACCGTCGGCGGATTCATTCAGTTTTTGGTCGATGGCGAACTCCAAAGTCTCCTTAGGAATCGAAAAATGAGCCAAGGCATTGCCAGTCTTCGAGGGCACACGATCGTGTGCGGCTTCGGACGAATGGGCGTTCGTGTTGCCGAAGAACTTCAACAACTTCACCAGCCGTTTGTGGTGGTCGATGAAAGCACATCGCGAGTCGAACAAGCCCAACAGGCTGGGATGCTGGCCATGGTCGGCAACGCCACGGACGAGGACACGCTGCTGGCCGCCGGCATTCGTCACGCGCGAGGTTTGGCCACGTTGCTGCCCGACGATGCCGCCAACGCGTTCATTTGTGTGACAGCGAGAGATCTCGCCGACACGGTCGAGATCGTTTCGCGAGCCGAAAACCATTCGGCTCAAAAGAAACTGATCCGCTGTGGAGCCAACCATGTTGTGATGGCGGCGACAATCGGTGCCATGCGAGCCACTCAGTTGCTCGTTCGTCCGACAGCCTCCGCCGTGCTCGAATCGTATGGGCTCTCGCACGGGATCAGCGAAGAGCTTTCCGCGATCGGATTGAGCCTGGAAGAACTGGAACTGACCGCCCACTCACCCTTGGTTGGCAAACCGCTGGGTGACATCCAAGTTCGCGGCAACCGAGGTTTTTTGATCGTCGGTGTCAAACGGGACGAAGCTCCGATTCAGATGAATCCCAGCGGCAGCTTGATCTTGAAAGCCAAAGACATCGTGATCGTGGTCGGCCATCAAAACGACATTGCGGAACTGTGCTTGGCTCACAAGGTGCAACGGCACGAGATCCTTTATCGCGGGGTCAAAGCCTGA
- the larB gene encoding nickel pincer cofactor biosynthesis protein LarB produces the protein MNPPSNQPPSPALLQILQDLAAGQTNVESAVESIQACSLGASAEMQTLPGATVDLGRQARCGFGEVIYGEGKSTDLMTQIVQIQIAVGQGCLITRIDATAAAQLRRVFENTRYNPAAHTLRIGCGDESLEPIGIEGHSTHVAVVTAGSTDAGVAEEAAETLAWMGIACERIDDIGVAGPQRLLAAVPRLRSAAAIVVVAGMEGALPAALAGHVATPVIAVPASTGYGANFAGLTPLMGMLTSCAANVAVVNIDAGFKGGYLAGLIASGIANAKAETSPADESSEAK, from the coding sequence ATGAACCCACCCTCCAATCAGCCGCCCTCCCCTGCCCTGCTTCAGATTTTGCAGGACCTCGCAGCGGGGCAAACCAACGTGGAATCCGCCGTGGAATCGATCCAGGCGTGTTCACTGGGGGCCTCCGCCGAGATGCAAACCTTGCCCGGCGCGACCGTGGATTTGGGCCGCCAAGCTCGCTGTGGTTTTGGTGAAGTGATTTATGGAGAAGGCAAATCAACCGATCTGATGACTCAGATCGTGCAAATTCAGATCGCAGTCGGCCAAGGGTGCTTGATCACACGAATTGATGCGACCGCGGCGGCTCAGTTGCGGCGAGTGTTTGAAAACACGCGGTACAACCCCGCCGCTCACACGCTGCGAATCGGCTGTGGGGACGAGAGTTTGGAGCCGATTGGCATCGAAGGTCACTCGACTCACGTCGCTGTCGTCACCGCTGGCAGCACGGATGCAGGCGTGGCCGAAGAGGCCGCCGAGACCTTGGCTTGGATGGGAATTGCCTGCGAACGGATTGATGACATCGGTGTCGCGGGGCCGCAGCGATTGCTGGCCGCGGTCCCTCGATTGCGATCCGCAGCTGCCATTGTGGTGGTCGCGGGGATGGAAGGTGCCCTGCCCGCCGCACTGGCAGGTCACGTGGCAACACCGGTCATCGCCGTGCCCGCCAGCACGGGGTACGGAGCCAATTTCGCCGGGCTGACCCCGTTGATGGGAATGCTGACGTCGTGTGCCGCGAATGTGGCGGTGGTCAACATCGACGCGGGCTTCAAAGGCGGCTACTTGGCCGGTTTGATCGCCAGTGGAATCGCGAATGCCAAAGCGGAAACTTCGCCCGCGGACGAATCTTCCGAAGCAAAGTGA
- a CDS encoding argininosuccinate synthase — MKSCVLAYSGGLDTSVILGWLQDQGYEVHCVYVDLGQPCEDRDAIMEKARTCGAKSSRLVDVREELCRDFAFPVLAWQAKYEQIYLLGTSIARPLISKVCLEVAREVGATAYAHGATGKGNDQCRFQLAAEALDPNIEMIAPWRIKSFRDAFPGRTELIEYCDVKRIPVKASTAKPYSSDENVLHISYEAGQLEELDVNGVELVEFGMGVSPQAAPDKPEEVTIGFESGVPKTLNGNAVNALEMVEQLNDIAGRNGVGRIDMVENRFVGMKSRGVYESPGMTVLYDALMYIEQLTMDRDLMHLRDRMAPEVAELVYYGFWYTPKMDALLSFIETAQRPVTGEVTLQLYKGNIMVSSRTSPNSLYDEEIATMEGGGTYNQDDAEGFLRIQGLPSRVQGRVSPRKF; from the coding sequence ATGAAAAGTTGTGTGCTAGCCTATTCCGGTGGTCTCGATACGTCCGTCATTCTGGGCTGGCTCCAGGACCAAGGCTACGAAGTCCACTGCGTCTACGTGGATCTTGGACAGCCCTGTGAAGACCGCGACGCCATCATGGAGAAGGCTCGCACCTGCGGGGCCAAGTCGTCTCGTTTGGTCGACGTCCGGGAAGAACTGTGCCGTGATTTTGCGTTCCCCGTGTTGGCATGGCAAGCCAAGTACGAGCAAATCTATCTGCTGGGCACCTCGATCGCTCGCCCCCTGATCAGCAAGGTTTGCCTGGAAGTCGCTCGCGAAGTCGGTGCGACCGCCTACGCTCACGGAGCAACCGGCAAGGGCAACGACCAATGCCGTTTCCAACTGGCAGCCGAAGCGCTCGACCCAAACATCGAGATGATCGCCCCTTGGCGAATCAAATCGTTCCGCGACGCCTTCCCAGGCCGCACCGAACTGATCGAGTACTGCGACGTCAAACGAATTCCCGTCAAAGCCTCGACCGCGAAACCGTACAGCAGTGACGAAAACGTCCTGCACATTTCCTATGAAGCCGGCCAACTGGAAGAACTCGACGTCAACGGCGTTGAGCTGGTTGAATTCGGCATGGGCGTTTCGCCACAAGCTGCTCCTGACAAACCAGAAGAAGTCACAATCGGCTTCGAATCCGGTGTGCCAAAGACGCTGAATGGAAACGCCGTCAACGCCTTGGAAATGGTTGAGCAACTCAACGACATTGCGGGCCGCAATGGCGTTGGCCGGATCGACATGGTGGAAAACCGATTCGTCGGCATGAAGAGCCGTGGCGTCTATGAGTCGCCCGGCATGACTGTGTTGTACGATGCGTTGATGTACATCGAACAACTCACCATGGACCGCGACCTGATGCACCTTCGCGACCGCATGGCACCCGAAGTCGCCGAATTGGTTTACTACGGTTTTTGGTACACACCCAAGATGGACGCGTTGCTGTCGTTCATCGAAACGGCGCAGCGTCCCGTGACCGGCGAAGTCACGCTGCAACTCTACAAAGGCAACATCATGGTGTCTTCGCGAACCAGCCCGAACAGCTTGTACGACGAAGAAATCGCGACCATGGAAGGCGGCGGCACGTACAACCAAGACGACGCCGAAGGGTTCTTGCGAATCCAAGGGTTGCCTTCGCGAGTCCAGGGCCGCGTTTCACCACGCAAGTTCTGA
- a CDS encoding DUF1559 family PulG-like putative transporter, with amino-acid sequence MTFLFTCPHCQSQTEVEDEFSGRTGDCVVCGREITMPDFAGVRSQANRPGKRKKSAIWFVAAGLALLLIGAGLIAAIQVGSRTATKIRTGRQRLSSIKNMEKIASALNAYATDHGVYPAPYTTDGAGRKLHSWRVTILPYLDEDALFNQIDKEVAWNEGENQAMIYSQTPTVYRHPESSGWGTGTVYHLVTGSGTLFPSTGPLGPRQATDGATKTILLVEGQMQSMTQSWMEPYDLDVASIGGAINPPSGKGLGGATEGGVCVVTVEGNGYFLPETTPPLTVQALISPAGGEPLPDDVLDEWASAER; translated from the coding sequence ATGACGTTTCTGTTCACTTGCCCACACTGCCAGTCGCAAACTGAGGTGGAAGATGAGTTCAGCGGACGCACGGGCGACTGCGTCGTTTGCGGGCGTGAAATCACGATGCCTGATTTCGCTGGAGTGCGATCGCAAGCGAATCGGCCTGGGAAGCGAAAAAAGTCGGCCATCTGGTTTGTTGCCGCCGGATTGGCGTTGTTGCTCATCGGGGCCGGGCTGATCGCTGCGATTCAGGTTGGCAGTCGGACGGCCACGAAAATTCGCACGGGCCGTCAACGGCTGAGCAGCATCAAGAACATGGAAAAGATCGCTTCCGCTCTGAATGCGTACGCCACTGACCATGGGGTCTACCCTGCCCCGTACACAACGGACGGGGCCGGGCGGAAGTTGCACTCGTGGCGAGTGACGATCCTGCCCTACTTGGATGAAGACGCTCTGTTCAATCAGATCGACAAAGAGGTGGCTTGGAATGAAGGGGAAAACCAAGCGATGATTTACAGTCAAACGCCGACCGTCTACCGGCATCCTGAGAGCAGCGGTTGGGGCACCGGCACCGTCTATCATTTGGTGACCGGTTCGGGAACGCTGTTCCCGAGCACCGGACCACTCGGGCCAAGACAAGCGACGGATGGAGCCACCAAGACAATCTTGCTGGTCGAGGGCCAGATGCAATCAATGACCCAGTCGTGGATGGAACCCTACGATCTGGATGTGGCTTCGATTGGCGGCGCGATCAACCCGCCTTCAGGAAAAGGCCTGGGCGGGGCCACGGAAGGCGGTGTTTGCGTCGTGACCGTGGAAGGCAATGGGTACTTCTTGCCCGAAACGACTCCACCGCTGACGGTTCAAGCGTTGATTTCGCCTGCGGGAGGCGAACCGTTGCCAGATGACGTGCTGGACGAATGGGCATCGGCGGAACGTTGA
- the dtd gene encoding D-aminoacyl-tRNA deacylase — protein sequence MKIVLQRSQQASVSVDGEIVGQIERGLVALIGIGHDDTEATASALADKTAGLRIFSDESGKMNRNVLDAGGDVLAISQFTLLADCRKGRRPAFTDAAPPGQAKALYEHYVQELRKTGMSVPCGIFAADMAVSLTNDGPVTIILEL from the coding sequence ATGAAAATTGTTTTGCAGCGGAGTCAACAAGCCAGCGTTTCAGTGGATGGCGAAATTGTCGGACAAATCGAGCGTGGATTGGTGGCCTTGATCGGGATCGGCCACGACGACACCGAGGCCACCGCGTCCGCCTTGGCGGACAAGACCGCTGGCCTGCGAATCTTCTCCGACGAAAGCGGAAAGATGAATCGCAATGTGCTCGACGCCGGTGGCGACGTGCTCGCGATCAGCCAATTCACCTTGCTGGCTGATTGCCGCAAGGGACGCCGCCCCGCATTCACGGACGCCGCGCCTCCCGGCCAAGCCAAAGCTCTCTACGAGCACTACGTCCAAGAACTTCGGAAGACTGGAATGTCTGTCCCCTGTGGAATCTTCGCCGCCGACATGGCCGTTTCACTCACTAACGACGGCCCTGTCACAATCATCCTGGAACTCTGA
- a CDS encoding metal-dependent hydrolase: MSALSSLQRIRTVLTLVAKAKGQGEQQFFWRWFSERSPRSEARLAWRIFPVAGGSSDLVTAMVLGAPPPCSALAAWWAVVLEICSDRPSLPVVSQSVRVSLAGFKTHISTSTVVGCAYGYWGVVDQGMSMESALLAGGLCSVSGMLPDLDSDSGVPLRETTMFLSAVVPMLMIDRWRDMGLTHEAMALAAMIVYVAIRFVAVEGFRKFTVHRGMWHSIPAALVAGLIAYMLMPCPSEAIRVYKSSAVIVGFMTHLILDEIWALDFSRGSMRVKKSFGTALKFFGSSPLANIFVWGQLGLFMYLAWGDHEILDRLRQRVRMDNDRYAVPSQDEINPDYTSPSLFAPWESREPPQWQPRITSPQESPSNFGWPSQAQPGAIEPDVTQPGMGQQVARPHWPTALPRR, translated from the coding sequence ATGAGCGCACTTTCATCGCTGCAACGGATCCGAACCGTTTTGACGCTTGTAGCAAAAGCGAAGGGGCAGGGCGAACAGCAATTTTTTTGGCGGTGGTTTTCGGAGCGATCGCCGAGATCGGAGGCTCGGTTGGCGTGGCGAATTTTTCCGGTGGCGGGCGGGAGCTCGGATTTGGTAACGGCAATGGTTCTCGGTGCGCCACCGCCCTGCTCCGCCCTCGCGGCGTGGTGGGCGGTCGTGCTCGAAATTTGTTCGGACCGCCCTTCCCTGCCCGTTGTCTCTCAATCTGTTCGCGTTTCATTGGCTGGTTTCAAAACCCACATCTCGACGAGCACCGTTGTCGGGTGCGCCTATGGATATTGGGGCGTGGTCGATCAAGGGATGTCGATGGAGAGTGCGCTGTTGGCCGGCGGGCTGTGCAGTGTGTCGGGGATGTTGCCGGATTTGGACAGCGACTCAGGCGTGCCGCTTCGTGAAACGACCATGTTTCTGTCCGCGGTCGTGCCGATGCTGATGATCGATCGATGGCGTGACATGGGGCTGACCCACGAAGCGATGGCGCTGGCGGCCATGATTGTGTATGTCGCGATTCGGTTCGTCGCGGTGGAAGGGTTCCGGAAATTCACCGTTCACCGTGGGATGTGGCACAGCATTCCGGCGGCTCTGGTCGCGGGGCTGATCGCGTACATGCTGATGCCTTGTCCCAGCGAAGCGATTCGAGTCTACAAGTCAAGTGCCGTGATTGTTGGGTTCATGACCCATTTGATTTTGGACGAAATCTGGGCGTTGGATTTCAGCCGGGGATCCATGCGGGTGAAGAAGTCATTCGGCACGGCGCTCAAGTTTTTCGGAAGCAGCCCGCTCGCCAACATTTTTGTTTGGGGCCAACTCGGGTTGTTCATGTACTTGGCCTGGGGGGACCATGAGATTCTGGATCGGTTGCGGCAACGCGTCCGAATGGACAATGATCGCTACGCCGTTCCCAGTCAGGACGAGATCAATCCGGACTACACCAGTCCGTCGTTGTTTGCGCCCTGGGAGTCTCGCGAGCCGCCGCAGTGGCAGCCCCGCATCACTTCGCCACAGGAATCACCGTCGAACTTTGGATGGCCGTCTCAGGCTCAGCCGGGGGCGATTGAGCCGGACGTGACTCAGCCAGGAATGGGACAGCAGGTGGCTCGCCCCCATTGGCCCACTGCCCTGCCCCGACGTTGA